Proteins from a genomic interval of Helicoverpa zea isolate HzStark_Cry1AcR chromosome 31, ilHelZeax1.1, whole genome shotgun sequence:
- the LOC124645437 gene encoding acyl-coenzyme A thioesterase 13-like: MASKGVAIAELFTKAVATTKCFDQNLRKVKVVCCGDGRMVTEFQVGPEHLNQRGTLHGGFIAHLVDAVSTYALTTNEKVDTRGVSVELNVSYMSAAREGDNVEVEAITKKIGKKIAFLEVQVKNKDKNQLLATGRHTKYIGI, encoded by the exons ATGGCGAGCAAAGGTGTAGCAATTGCTGAACTGTTTACCAAAGCCGTTGCCACCACTAAGTGCTTTGATCAAAATCTTCGTAAG GTGAAGGTGGTATGCTGTGGAGATGGCAGAATGGTGACAGAATTCCAAGTGGGTCCGGAGCATTTGAACCAAAGAGGTACACTACACGGTGGGTTCATCGCTCATCTGGTAGATGCGGTCTCCACTTATGCGTTGACCACTAATGAAAAAGTGGATACGAGAGGAGTGTCTGTAGAACTTAATGTCAG CTACATGTCTGCAGCCCGAGAAGGTGACAATGTGGAGGTTGAAGCCATCACAAAGAAGATCGGAAAAAAGATAGCCTTTTTAGAAGTccaagttaaaaataaagataagaaTCAATTGCTGGCAACCGGTAGACATACCAAATATATAGGAATCTAA